Part of the Anopheles gambiae chromosome 3, idAnoGambNW_F1_1, whole genome shotgun sequence genome is shown below.
GTATAGTGAAAGCGTTTATTGTGTAAGAAACCGAAACGAAATCATGAAACAACCaatagaagaaggaaagaatacattttttcgaaggtttagttttttttcgatcAGTTCGTGATGACTTGAAAACAGATTTAGTGAGTATATTAAGCATTTGGTAATGCAGGATTACCGTTTCACTACTTTACGTTTCACTTTAGCCGATAAGCCATGCGCACTGCTGACCCTTTACAATGCGAAAGGGTTTTCCCACCCACGTGTACGGTGGTCATTAACTCTGCGCTACTAACTGCGCacaggagagaaagaaagagaaattgCTGTACGTTTTAAAGATAAGACAAGCTTTAAAATACCTAATCAAGCAAGTAAAATCTTAATTCAAATCGCATCAAGCTGATAACGGTGTGACTCAGATATTTGCACTGAAAGGGTGGTTCTGGTAACTGAATCACATGGAtcaaggggtttttttgtgtaactGGGTTTTAGAGGTTTTACTTTAGTTTGAAATAACGCACGTGCTCAAAAGCGAACGCGCATGCTCGTTTAAAATTGACACGTTGGCCGCCAACTTGCTCCGAATGGGTTGTTTTTATCGAATGCTCTATGGAATGAACCGTTTCCATGGCAACGCACAAAACAGTTTTCTTCGTTCGTCACTCATAGGCTTGCTCTGGCAGTGGTTGGAAGTATGGTTAGAAGTAAGTTATTTTACAAGTAATTTTATTGTGATAAAACTATAGAGCGATCGAATAATCCTTTCCCCGTTCCCCTCAGTAACGGAACAGCTGATACGCAAAAAGTCCGAGCACAATGAGCTCATCATCGGCACGCTGGAGGAGCTCTCCCTGCACCAGGAAGACATAGAGCGCATCGAGCACATTGGCCACTGGTGTCGGGAGCTGAAGATATTGCTCCTCCAGTCGAACCTCATCCCGCGGTTGGAAAATCTTAATCGGCTCAAAAAGCTCGAATACCTCAACGTAGCGATCAACAACATCGAACGCATCGAAAACCTGGAAGCGCTCGAAGCGCTCCAAAAGCTCGACCTCACGCTCAACTTTATCGGCGAGCTGACGAGTGTCGAGAGCCTGCGGGCTAACTACAACCTTCGCGAGCTCTTTCTTACCGGCAATCCCTGCACCGACTATCCCGGGTACCGGGAGTACGTCATCATCGCTCTGCCCCAGCTCGCCCACCTCGATGGGAAGGAAATTACGCGCAGCGACCGGCTGCTTGCCGCCAAGCAGTTCCCAGCGCTGCGCGAAAGGATCGTTCAGCTCGAGGCGCTGCACAAAATCGAACGCGATGAGCAGCGGGTGCGCGTGCAGCAATCGATCGAGGAGCAGGAGGCGAGCGTGCGCGACCTGCCGGACGATGACGAGCGACGGGCGACCACCTTCTGGCAGCAGAAAAGCGAACACTGTCCGGAGACGCGCATCCAGATGGCAAAGTTTTCACGCCGCGCAAAGGAACAGGCAGCCGCCGGGGGGAAGAATTTGGACCAACCGGATGAACGGAAGCGAACGCGCCGGCTGTTTGCCGAGTGTGGCCGTCCGTACAGCTTGAACGAGCCGCGGGTGAACTTTGAGTTTCGCGACGAGCCGGACCGGTTCGAGCTGGATCTGCACGTGTACAAGTATCTGGACACGTCGCTGGTGGAGGTGGACGCGCAGCCAAACTACGTGCGGGTCACGATCAAGGGTAAGGTGTTTCAGCTTGCCCTCAAGCAGGACATCCAGACGGACCGGTCGACCTGCCAGCGATCGCAAACGACCGGCCACATGCTGATTGTAATGCCGAAGCTTAACCCGGAACGAATCGTTGCACCGGCGCAGGAGAAACGTCCGAGCCAAGTGAACCAATCGCAAGCATCGGGTGGCGGTTTGAAAGGTCCAGTTGACATCCGAAGCATTTGCGGTGGTTCCAGCCAAACGAAACAGCCCCGAATAAATGAAGATGAAATACCGGACCTGATATAGGGGAAAACGGCCGGGAAAAGAATCGACCGTCGagttgctttatttcaatgcgccAAAGCGCTCTTTTCCAGCTCCTTTGCGAAGTTGGCAAAGTCTTCCTCGGTAAACACACTCGGCCCGGCTACATCCTGCTCGTCCTGGTCGTCGTATGCCGTCATCGTACTGTCGTTGTTGTGGTGATCCTTCTTTGAAACGCGCACTCGCGACACATAGCGGCCAGTACGGGCACGCTTCAGGATCTGTTTCGTTCggagggagaaaaagaaaaaagggaaattagaAACGGAAAAAGTCCCTCCCTTGCCGTCCAAGTTTTACCGTCTCGCGGGAAACATCGTCGAGGCTGGAGCGGGAAAACATAAGCAACTTCCTGATG
Proteins encoded:
- the LOC1279897 gene encoding protein tilB, whose amino-acid sequence is MVRITEQLIRKKSEHNELIIGTLEELSLHQEDIERIEHIGHWCRELKILLLQSNLIPRLENLNRLKKLEYLNVAINNIERIENLEALEALQKLDLTLNFIGELTSVESLRANYNLRELFLTGNPCTDYPGYREYVIIALPQLAHLDGKEITRSDRLLAAKQFPALRERIVQLEALHKIERDEQRVRVQQSIEEQEASVRDLPDDDERRATTFWQQKSEHCPETRIQMAKFSRRAKEQAAAGGKNLDQPDERKRTRRLFAECGRPYSLNEPRVNFEFRDEPDRFELDLHVYKYLDTSLVEVDAQPNYVRVTIKGKVFQLALKQDIQTDRSTCQRSQTTGHMLIVMPKLNPERIVAPAQEKRPSQVNQSQASGGGLKGPVDIRSICGGSSQTKQPRINEDEIPDLI